The Syntrophorhabdaceae bacterium sequence TTATCTTATCGCCAATATTCGAGCCAATGCCAATTAAGACCTTGTGATTCACAGGCTTTAAGGTTTTTTATCCCCTTCTTTTATCTCTTTTTTCTTTTCATTGGCATCAGGGTTATCGGGTTCATGTGTAGCCTTTTTAAAGCTCCTTATGCCTTTGCCTATGGCGCTTCCTATCTCTGGTAGTTTGCCAGCACCAAAGATCATTATAATGATTATAAGTATTACAATAAGCTCTGGAAAACCGAGTCCAAACATGTTTATAACATTATCACCTTATATATCTTTTAGTCAATC is a genomic window containing:
- a CDS encoding twin-arginine translocase TatA/TatE family subunit, with protein sequence MFGLGFPELIVILIIIIMIFGAGKLPEIGSAIGKGIRSFKKATHEPDNPDANEKKKEIKEGDKKP